GGAATCGTACTTTTATACAATTCAACATCTTTTAAAACATCGGGATTGAAAGCAGAGAAAAACCCGAAAAGATGAGATGGATTGTAAATCACAGCATCATTAAAAAGAATCAGGTTTTGATCTGTTGATCCTCCGCGCACATTTAAACCTGTACTGTTTTCTCCAACTGATTTTACGCCTGGAAGTGTTAAAACTGTTCTTAATAAATCTGTTTCGCCAAAAACAGTCGGTACCTGTTTCAGGTTTTTGATCGTCAGTTTTACCTGACCCATATCTGTGCTCACCACATTTTTATCCATTCCTGCTTTCACAGAAACTTCTTTCAGTGCGATCACACTTTCACGCATTTCGATATCCAGTTTCCCGTCCGAGTAAAGAATTACCTGACGCTGGGTTTCGCGCATACCAAAACTTTTGATTTTCAGTTTTTGCTTGCCACGTGGAATCGTTAAGGAATAAAATCCAAGCGCATCGGTTGAAACGCCGATGGAAGGTGTTTCAATAAAAACAGCGGCACCGATAACAGGTTCACCCGTAATGGCGCTGCGGACATAACCAGTTATAGTAGAATTGCCAGGAGGAATTTTATAACGTTTGACTCCAATTTCATGCACCTTACTTTCTGCTGTTGAAAGCAGTTTTTCCTGTGCGTCATTATCCGGCCCGACATAGGCGACCGGCTCGGATGCGTCGCCGCTGTTGGGATTAAACAAACCAGGCTGTAATTGTGTGATGATCCGTTGGCCTTCGGTTATGTACACACGTTTCCCGGCATCGAGCGCATATGTAAAATCCGACCCACGAAAAACCTGGTCGAGAACAGTCCGTATCGTTTGATCTTTTACATCCAGATCGATTGTAAGGCTGTCGAATCGGGCAGCATCATAATAGAAGAAATAGCCGGTCTGTTTTTCCACATCTTTGACAAAATCGTTAAAACGTGCAGAATCCAGATGGATCGTGATACGTGGTTCTGCGACGTTCTGCCCCCTGGCTAGCTGAGAGAAAAAAAGTATGCAGATAAGAATCGTAAAGTTTCTGAATATTTTCATTGTTTAGTTAATTCGTCATAGCGTGCAACCATCGTTACTATTGCTCTTTCACGATCCTTCCGAAATTTGATATTTTGCTCACGCAAAGCCTTACGTAATTCTGCTTTCTGCCCAGGAAAAAGTCTCGTTATTGACTTTCGGGTATGTACGCCGTTATATTTACCGTTTGCATAGACATAGTAAAAATTCTTTTGCGGAAATAAAGCGATGACTTTCTTTTCATTAATTTTTTCCTGACGCTGTTTTATTCTGCGAGCCAGCGTTTTTGTTTTTCCGTTATAAATAAGATCGTAGTAACCCGTCGGCATCTCGGGATTGATGTCTTTCCCGGATTTCAGATTCAGATAATTGTGATCGTAAATGATAAAAAAACCGACTTTGGGCGTTTGAAGAATTATGGGTTCAAAACCATTAATATGTTTTATAACCAGCTCATCCTTAACGATATCGTACAACATAGGAATACTATCGTAACGTTGACCATCATAAAAAACAGCTCCTTTTTCATATTTTCTGTCAATGAAAAACTGATGTTCATCTTCTCGTGAATCATATATATAATAGAGGCGTCCGTTATAAAGATTTTGGGCTTCTTTTGTCGCTGACCGGTAAAGCGATAAGGGATATTCCGGAACGTTATCCGGTACAGTAGGTTGTAAAGCAGCTATTTGCCCATAAGTGCTACCGGCAATATGATAAATCAGAAAAAAGCAGATAGTAAAAATTCTCATATAGCGATATCACTTTAAACTCCGTACGAAGCAAACCCGGCATTTGTGGCAAAAATCTTTTTATGTGTTAAAGGTATTAAAATTAGTTACTTACTTTATACTTGATGGATTTATTTCCGAAACGGATAAAATCTTAATTCAGCACCATTCCATAAAAATCCACCACTTCGCTACCCAAATTTGCTGAATGATCCTAACTTTGATGCTGGAAATGAACACACTTTCATTCAATCTCTCATATACCAATATTATTCATGAAAATACTTATTACCGGTGGAGCCGGATTTGTAGGATCGGCACTGGCGATATCACTCAAACTAAATTATCCTGATTACCAGATTTTCGCACTTGACAACTTGAAACGCCGCGGTTCCGAGCTGAACCTGAGCCGGTTAAAGCAGGCAGGAGTTGAATTCGTCCATGGTGATATTCGTAACAAAGAAGATTTCGAAGAATTTCCAGCCGTGGATTCAGTAATTGAAGCATCTGCTGAACCGTCAGTTTTGGCGGGCCTGGATGGAACGCCGGATTATCTGATCAACACAAATCTTGTTGGAACGGTTAATTGTCTGAATTACGCGCTTAAACATAAAGCTGATTTTATATTTCTTTCGACAAGCCGTGTTTATCCGATCAAAACGATTGAAACACTAAACTTTGTTGAAGAAGAAACAAGATTTTCTTTGGCTGACGATCAGCTGTTTCCAGGTGTTTCGTCAAAAGGAATTGCAGAAGATTTTCCTTTGAATGGTGCACGTTCTCTTTACGGAACTACAAAACTTGCATCTGAATTGATCATTCAGGAATATAATGAATTTTACAATTTGCGTACTGTAATCAACCGCTGCGGTGTAATCACTGGTCCCTGGCAAATGGGAAAAGTGGATCAGGGCGTGATGGTGCTTTGGATTGCAAAACATTATTTTGAGCAGCAACTGGGCTATTTCGGTTACGGTGGAACAGGAAAACAAATGCGTGATATGTTGCACGTGGCTGATTTATACCGTTTGATCGACTGGCAGCTTCACAATCTTGATAAGGTAAACGGAGAAATTTTGAATGCAGGTGGCGGTTTGCAAAGCAGCGCATCCTTGCAGGAGCTTACCAAAATTTGTCAGGAAGTAACCGGAAAAACCATTCCGATTAAAGTTGTTCCTGAAACACGTACTGCTGATATACGTTTGTATCTGACAGACAATACCAAGGTAACCGCCATGACTGGCTGGGAACCAAAAATTGGTATCCGCCAGATTGTTGAAGAAATCACAGCATGGTTGGCTGAAAACGAAAAGGATTTAGCGCCGATTTTGAAATAAACTAACCACTAAGCGCACGAAGTTTTACACAAAGAAAAAACAAAGGTTGTATTATTACTCTTTGTACCCTTCGTGTAAAACTTTGTGTGCTTTGTGGTTAAAAAACCAAGTGCCTGATAAGTTTGTTATACGATTTGTAGATATAATTCAAAGCATAAATGTTAAGGCTTAATCCGCCAGAATTAAATCACAAATTTCTCATGAAAATAATCGAATGCCCACGTGATGCATGGCAAGGCCACCATCCTTTCATCCCCACCGATCAGAAAATTGAATACCTGAACACACTGCTCCGCGTTGGCTTCGATACCATCGATTTTGGAAGTTTTGTTTCGGCAAAAGCAATGCCGCAGGTAAGTGATACTGCCGAGATTATTTCCAAACTTAATCTTACGAATTCCACCACCAAACTTTTGGCAATTGTCGCCAATGAAAGAGGTGCAGCCCAAGCCTGTGATTTTGACGAGATCAGTTACCTGGGTTATCCGTTTTCAATTTCCGAAACTTTTCAGTTAAGAAATACAAATTCTACTATTGAACAATCTTTAAACCGCGTTCAGGAAATCCAGAAATTATGTGAGCAGAAAAATAAAGAACTGGTCATCTATATTTCGATGGGATTTGGAAATCCTTATGGTGACCTGTGGAATCCGGAAATTGTTTTGCAATGGATTGAAAAATTATCTGCGTTCGGAATATCTATTTTCTCACTTGCTGATACGGTTGGTTTAGCGCTAATCGATGATATTAGTTCTCTATTTAATCAATTAATTCCTGCCAATCCTCATCTGGAATTTGGTGCTCATTTTCACACAAAACCGGAAGATTGGAAAATAAAAATTGAAGCAGCATATAACGCAGGTTGCCGAAGATTTGACGGAGCTTTATTAGGTTACGGCGGATGCCCGATGGCTCAGGACGATCTGATAGGAAATATGCCTACGGAACGGTTACTTGATTTTATGATGGAGAAAAAAGAGCCGAATTTATTGGATTTGAATGCGTTTGAGGAGGCTAAGGAGATGTTTTTGAGGTTGGTTTGAAAGTTATGAAAGTCACTACTCAGTAGTTGGATTGCCCGTAATTAGTTGGATAGCTATTCTATGTTCCGGATGTACATATCTTCTTTCTCTAACTGATCTGGATATCCGACCAATTGAAGTATAGATATTATCCTTAGCAAGCGGGACAATACTGGGATCAGGGCACTAATACTCTATATGGCTTAAAACTCTTGCTGTCATCATTTTTCCATTATCCTCAAACGAATACCATTCAATTGGTACACAAGCATCATCATCCTTATGCTCTGCTTTTTTAACAACCCCTAAAATTTTCCCTCCATCAATGGTATATCCCTTGACAAATTCACCAAAAATATCTTCAATAACCATCAATCCTGAGAAATCCGCATACGCATCCAGGCTTTCCTCATATTTATTGTCCGAAATCTTAGTCATAATTTCAAATTCATACTTTCCTTCATTTTTCGAAACAATAAAAAAAGACATTCCTTCAAAGCTTCCTGTACCCGATTTAAGATTTCTATATATTCGCTTTTTAAGAAAAAAGGGAATCAGCATTTTTTCAATGCCGTCATAAAACGCCAGATTTGCACTTTTCCACAATATTGTCTTTTCTTTGCATACTGCAAGCTCAGCATTATAATGATTTGATTCTTGACGATTTATAAGTAATTGATTATAAGCAAATTCAATAGAATTCAGATCAACATTTTCACCAAAATCTTCCATAGCTTATTATTAAAAATTTATAGCCAAAATTAATTTATATCAAGTTGTCTCTGTTATTCTTTATCTGAATGAAGTACATACCCCAAAGAAAAATGATGCGACCATCCTAATTGCGGGTGTGTATGAACGGCATAATCTATATGAAATTTACTTCCTTTAAAACCTATTCCAAAATGATTGGTTTGCGGTCGTGAAGCGATTCCTGTTCTTACAAAAAAATGGGTCATCACTTCATATTCCAACCCTGCCCGGAAATTCATTGGATAAGCTGTAACTTTTTCTACCTCTACACTTAACTGAACAGTCTTTGACGGTTTGTACAAAAATCCCGTTTTCAGTGCTGTGTCAATATCTTCATGCGTTTCACCGGAATAATGGGATTGGGTAACATTAAACATATGCGCTCCAAAATACAGTTTTGAAGATATCATTGCAATCCCGCCAAACTCAAAAACCATTGCTTTTTTGCTTAAAATGATTGTTGAAGAGCTGATAGCCGTTTGCAGATAATTCATTTTCAAACCTAAACTGAATCGGTTAACCCTGTGGCCGGCACCTACTCCGATTGCAATCTGGTTATAAGTTTTATCTCCGAAACGTTGGATGGAAAATCCCGTTGTTAAATCTTTTGATAAAGGTAAAACGGCACCAAAACCCAAAGTGTTTATTCCATCAAAACCGTAATGAGAATCGTAAGTAGAGAAGATGGCTATATTTGAAATCCCGCCAAGTCCGGCTATATTATTTCCGATTGAATAATAATCAGAGCGGGCCACTGTTGCATTCGCCAAACCCCAGGCTCTTGCACCGATGGGAAATGGATTCCCATCGGCGAAGCTTTTGAAGGATAATATCGAAAAAATAACGAAGGATCGAAGGAAGTTTTTCTGTCGAGTAAAATATGCAGATTGCTCTCTCATATTTACTACGCCAGTAAAATGCTATTTCAAAAAACTATATCAAGAATTAAATTTGCGTTTAACGATGGCCAATAATGCCAATACAGCTTCTCCATTTACATCCCACGCATATTTGGATGCATAACGATGCCAGATCAGATTTTCTGCTTCTTCGTAACTTTTTACAAGATCCAGTTCATAAATCGCCTTATCGAAATGTTCACTGTTTTTGCTGAAAAGCTGATTCACAAACATAAAACGCTGTCCCAACGGAATAGATCCGGCAATGCTTTCCACCTTAACCTGGACATTTCCATATCTGCTTTCATCAGAAACTTTCGGAACGTCAACTTTAAAACGATTATTCAAAGATTCTCTCTCTGAAGAATTCGTCTTGGAGACAATGTTGGAAAGTATTTCAACGCCCGGCTCAGCACGTTGCGGCACAGGCGGTGCAGAAGGCGCAGCCGGTTTGATCGTATCGATTTCTGAAAGCGCAGCATCGAAAAACGATTTCGGTTCATGTCTGCCAGTTGGTAATGGCGCGTAAACCGGATTAATCACCGGCAATAATTCAGACGAATCAAGCGTCAATATTTCTGAAAACTGACTAACAAATGGCGTCACATCGTCCAGAATATCAGCATCGCTTTTTATTTCATACAACCAACCAATCACCTGAGTCATATAAACAGAATCAGAACTGCTTTCGGCAAGACGCTGCGCCAAAGCTTTTGCAATACCGTTATGGATCTGGGTATATTTTGAAAGCTGTTCAGCCTTTTCTGTTGTAAAAACCGATTCAGGCATCGCTCTTAATTTTTCTTCAAAATAAACTTCCGGTGTATAGATAAGCGTAATTGTATCTTTTACGGAATCCAGAAGCAAAGGTTCAAGATCGGCACGTTTTACAGCAATGTTTTGAGAAACAGTATTCATAAAAGCCTGCAATGCAGCCTTTACTTCTTCATTTTCAAAATCAAAATATATGCTCCGGAAAGCCTGGGCGTTATTTTTCCATTGGTCAAACAAACGGTTTAATATACCCAGATTCACCTGGCGTACAGGTGTAATTTTGAGTAATTCCGAGCCTTTTACAACAGCCTGATTACGATACACTTCGTTCAGGACAGTTGCCGTGAAACGGGAAGCATATTGGTTTAGAGCATTTGAGTTCAAACTATTCGGCATAACGAATACGAGCTTTGTAACGAGAGTGTTTAAAAAATGTGTTTGATTTGTAAAGATAAATAAAAAATGGCTGTTCGGGCAGTCAATTACGGATTCAACTTATTTCACGGCTGCTATGTTTATTGAGCCTTCTCATACAAGACACCACCAACACCCGCGTACCGGATGGATTGAGGTTATCTGCGGATCTATGTTTTCGGGAAAAACCGAAGAATTGATCCGTAGACTTAATCGTGCCAAAATTGCGCGCCAAAAAATACAAATCTTCAAACCTGCTTTGGATAAACGATACCATGTGGAGAACATTGTTTCGCACAACGAGAATTCCGTTGAAGCAACGCCGGTGGAGCTTTCTTCTGAAATCATTGCCTTGTCTGAAAATGCAGAAGTAATCGGACTGGATGAAGCGCAGTTTTTTGACGAATCCATTGTAAGCGTTTGTGATGCTTTGGCGAATTCAGGAAAACGTGTGATCATCGCCGGACTAGATCTTGATTATCTCGGAAAACCTTTTGGCTGTATGCCTCAATTAATGGCAGTCGCAGAATATGTTACCAAAGTTCATGCAATCTGCATGGTTTGCGGAGAAGTGGCTTCGCACTCCTACCGG
The sequence above is drawn from the Dyadobacter subterraneus genome and encodes:
- a CDS encoding NAD-dependent epimerase/dehydratase family protein — translated: MKILITGGAGFVGSALAISLKLNYPDYQIFALDNLKRRGSELNLSRLKQAGVEFVHGDIRNKEDFEEFPAVDSVIEASAEPSVLAGLDGTPDYLINTNLVGTVNCLNYALKHKADFIFLSTSRVYPIKTIETLNFVEEETRFSLADDQLFPGVSSKGIAEDFPLNGARSLYGTTKLASELIIQEYNEFYNLRTVINRCGVITGPWQMGKVDQGVMVLWIAKHYFEQQLGYFGYGGTGKQMRDMLHVADLYRLIDWQLHNLDKVNGEILNAGGGLQSSASLQELTKICQEVTGKTIPIKVVPETRTADIRLYLTDNTKVTAMTGWEPKIGIRQIVEEITAWLAENEKDLAPILK
- a CDS encoding hydroxymethylglutaryl-CoA lyase, which codes for MKIIECPRDAWQGHHPFIPTDQKIEYLNTLLRVGFDTIDFGSFVSAKAMPQVSDTAEIISKLNLTNSTTKLLAIVANERGAAQACDFDEISYLGYPFSISETFQLRNTNSTIEQSLNRVQEIQKLCEQKNKELVIYISMGFGNPYGDLWNPEIVLQWIEKLSAFGISIFSLADTVGLALIDDISSLFNQLIPANPHLEFGAHFHTKPEDWKIKIEAAYNAGCRRFDGALLGYGGCPMAQDDLIGNMPTERLLDFMMEKKEPNLLDLNAFEEAKEMFLRLV
- a CDS encoding thymidine kinase, yielding MFIEPSHTRHHQHPRTGWIEVICGSMFSGKTEELIRRLNRAKIARQKIQIFKPALDKRYHVENIVSHNENSVEATPVELSSEIIALSENAEVIGLDEAQFFDESIVSVCDALANSGKRVIIAGLDLDYLGKPFGCMPQLMAVAEYVTKVHAICMVCGEVASHSYRLSESNERVLLGETDLYEARCRRCFNLGEDAYDQSC